Part of the Streptomyces sp. f51 genome is shown below.
GCCGGTCGACCATCTGCACGCCCTGCGGGAGCTGGCCGCGCACTTCCGTACCAACGACCTCTCGCGTACGACGGTGGTCTCGCCCGATCTCGGCAACGCCAAGGAGGCCGCCGCGTTCGCCCGGCTGATCGGCGCCCAGGTGGCCGCCGGCGCCAAGCAGCGGTTCGCGGACGACCGGGTGAGCATCAACTCGGTCATCGGCGAGATCTCCGGCCGTGATGTCATCGTGCTCGACGACGAGATAGCCAAGGGCAGCACGGTCCTCGAACTCCTGGACCGGCTGCGGGAGTTGGGTCCGAGGTCGATCCGGGTCGCCTGCACCCACGGCCTGTTCGCGGCGGGCGCGCTCAAGCGGCTCAGCGAACAGCCCGACGTACTGGAGATCGTCTGCACCAACACCGTGCCGATCCCGGTCGAGGAGTACACCGAGAAGCTGAGCGTCCTGTCCATCGCCCCGGCGCTCGCCGAGGCGGTACGGCGCATCCACAACGGCGAGTCCGTCAGCGCCCTGTTCGACGCCCCGCGGGATCACTAGCGACGCGAAGGGTGTGCGGGGCGACTCCGGAGCGCCGCCCGTGCGCGCCGCTCTTCCTCCTCACCGCTTCGCGGCGGGGGTTCTGCCGCCGAGTTCGGCGTAGAGGTCCGTCCAGCGCCGGTCGGTGCCGGTCGGCGGCTTGCCGTCGCAGAAGGCCTTGGCTCCGTTGGCCGTGTAGTAGCGCAGCATCTGGAGGACGGCCGCGGTGTCGGCCCTGGTCCCCGCCGTGTATCTGCTGCCGGGCGGTTGTTTCTGGTGGACCCGGCACACGGGGGTGGGGCCGTTGGCCTGTGCGTCCAGTCTGCCGACGGCCGGGGCGCCGCATCCGCCGAGAGCGATGGCGCCGAGCAGGGCGGTGACGGGGGCGATCAGTCGGCGAGCCATGGGATCTCCCGGGTGCTACAGGACGGTTTGCAGGCCGCGCGCCATCATGCCGAGGCCGACGACGAGGACGAGAGCGGCGGTGAACAGCGCGGTGTAGGGGGCGATGCGGCGTACCCGGGCGGGCAGCGGACGGCCGGTGAGGCGCCCGGCCCGGTCGCCGAGGCGGACCAGGAGCAGTCCGACGGCGGTGAGCGTGGCCGCCATGCCGAGGCCGTAGGCCAGTACGAGGGTGATCCCGAAGACGGTCCGGCCCAGAGCGATCGCACCGAGGAGGACGACGAGCGCGGACGGGCTCGGGACGAGGCCTCCGGCGACGCCGAGACCGATCAGGCCGCGGGTGGAGAAGGGTGGCGCTTCGCCGTCGCCCGCCGGGTGGGCGTGGTGATGCCCGAACAGGCCGTGGCGGTGCGACTTGCCGTGGGCGTGGGCGTGGGCGTGGGCGTGGGCGTGCGCGTGGTCGTGGGTGTGATGGCGGGCGTGGCTGTGGTCGTGATGGCGATCGTGTGGCTGGTGGTCGCCGTGGGCGGGGGCGGGGGCGTGGGCGTGTCCGTGCTCCGGAACGGTCGGGTTCGCGGAGGCGTCGAGCTCGCTGTTTCCGGCAGCCGGGCCTCCGGCGCCGACCAGGGCCGGGGCCATCGGCAAGGAGCGGTCGCCGGCACCGTCGGCCGACTGGCGCCCCCGGCGTGAGCGTCGTACGCCGTCGGCCAGCAGGACCCCTCCGACCACGGCCACCAGCGCGCCGCTGACGACGCCGAGCCAGTTGAGCACGGCGTCGCCTGCCAGCGAGGAGAACGTGGTGAGGCACAGCCCGATCACGAGCACGCCGGCCGTGTGCGTGACGGTCACCGTGGCGCCGACCGTCACCGCGTCGCGGGCCCTGCCGCGCCGCCCGGCCAGATAGGCGGCCATGACGGTCTTGCCGTGGCCCGGCAGCAGCGCGTGGCCGGCGCCCAGCACGATCGAGAGCAGCACGGCCAGCAAGCCGACGGTGACGGTGAGGCGCTCGGCGCCGGCCAGCGAGGTCAGCTGCCGGGACAGTGCCTCGAACCGGCCGGTCAGGCCGCCGGAACCCGGTCCGGCCGCCGGGTCCGCGGCGCCGGACGCGCCCTCGCCGGCGACCGCCGTGAAGCGGGCCGCGGTGTCCCCCCGCGGAGTGGACAGCAGGTCACGGGGATAGTCGCGCAACTCGTCGGTGACCGAGGAGGCCGCCGCGGTGGACTGCCTCAGGTGGGTGCCGGCGCCCTTGGCGGTGATCTCGTTCCAGCCGACGCGGGACGCGTCCACGCCGGTGGACACCTCCAGTGTCACCGGCCCGCCCGCCAGGTCCAGCGCTGCGTGCAGGCGGCACTCAAGACGGCTGGTGCGCAGTCCCGCCTGGCCCGGCCGGTACACGAAGGCGGCTGAATCCACCGTCCAGGCCAGGCGCCGAGGCGTGGTGACGGACAGTCGGCCGGCCGTGTCGGCGCAGCGAGCCGCGGCCCATACGGCGCGTTCGGACGCGCTCTGGCCGCCGTCGTGGTCGGTGTCGACGGCGGTGGCCGCTTGCAGCGTCGGAATCTCGGCGCTGTCGGTCACGGCGAGCACGTCCACCCGGCCGGGGCGGACGGTGAACCCGGTGTAGTGATTGATGGAGAAGTTGCCGAGCGGATGGGCCTGCGCGAGGGGTGCCGCCGCGCCGAACAGGAACAGCGCGACGCCGGCCACCGCTGCCGCACGCCGACCGAGGTGGCCATGGCTCATGGGACGCCTCCGCGCCGGTGCTGTAGGAGGGACGCCGAACGGCATCCGAAGGCGTCGCCCGCCCTGGTGACCGCACCTATACCCCGCCGGGTCGCGCGGAGGTCGGCAGACCGGGCTTCTCACCCGCCCGGCCCGCGACCGCCACCGAGACAGCCCATCAGGAGACTCCCGGGTCCGGAGATCGGTTCGACGCCCCGCCTCCGGGGGCGCGGCGGACGGGGACGCCCGTTCGGCGTTCCGGCGTTGCAGGCCCGATATGCCCGTGGTGACTTGTTCGTAACTTAAGTCGCATCACGGACGTATTGCAGTGAGTCCCGCGTCCCTGACGGGCGGGGCCGCGACGGGTCCGTCCGGGACTTCGAGTGTCCACCGCCGTCAACCCGCCCTCCCGTCCCCGGAGAGGCGGGCCCCCACCCGAAACGGATGGCCCATGGATTGCTCCCGCACGCGCCGGAGGTTCCCCGCCCGCTCGGCCGAACGTGCGCTGGCCACGACCGGCGTTCTCGCCCTGGTGTCCGCCGCCGCCCTCACGAGTCTGACGCCGGGCGTCAGTTCGGCCTCCAGTCACCGCGAGGCGCCGCTGATCGCCGGCGACCCGAAGGCGGACAACACCGACGTCTACGCCTTCACCAGCCCGGACAAACCCGACACGGTGACGATGGTGGCGAACTGGATCCCGTTCGAGGAACCCAACGGCGGCCCGAACTTCTACCCGTTCGCCAACGACGCCCACTACGACATCAAGATCGACAGTGACGGCGATGGCAAGGCCGACACCACCTACACGTGGTCGTTCACCGACCACGTCCGCGACGCCGCCCACCAGTTCCTGTACAACACCGGCGTCGTCAACAAACTGGACGACCCGACCCTGAACTTCCGCCAGACCTACGACTTGACGGTCACCGACGCCCGCGGCACCAGGACCCTGCTCAAGGACGCCCCGGCCGCGCCCTCCAACGTCGGCAAGGCCTCGACGCCGAACTACGCCTCGCTGCGCAAGCAGGCCACCTTGCAGCTTCCGGGCGGCGGACAGACCTACGCCGGGCAGGCGTCCGACCCGTTCTTCGCGGACCTGAGGGTCTTCGACCTCCTCTACGGGGGGAACCTGTCGGAGACCGGCCACAACACGCTCGCGGGCTACAACGTCAACACCATCACCATCCAGGTGCCCAAGAAAGACCTCGCGCTGGGCGGCGACCCGACCCGCAACCCGGTGATCGGCGTATGGTCCACCACCGACCGCCAGGGCGCGCAGGTCAGCTCGTCGGGGAGCAAGGGCGCGCAAGGCACCTCCTCGAACGGCGACGCGGACGCCGTGAACGACGGGAAGGCACCGGGCAGGGACGGGTCGGGTGCCGGATCCGGCTGGCACCAGGTCTCCCGCCTCGGCAACCCACTGGTCAACGAGGTGGTCGTCCCGCTGAAGTACAAGGACGCCTTCAACACGATCAGCCCCGACCAGGACCACACGGTCACCCCGGTCGTCGACGCGGTCAAGGACCCGATCCTGCCCAAGGTCGTCCAGAGCATCTACGGCGTGCCGGCCCCCGCGACCCCACGGAACGACCTGGTGGAGATCTTCCTCTCCGGGATCTGCAAGGCCTGCGGCCCGATCAAGGCGGACCTCAACTCCCAGCTCCTGAACGCCGACGTCGACAAGAAGGCCTTCACCCCGAGCGAGGAGCTGCGGCTGAACATGTCCGTGGCGCCCACGGCCAAGCCCAACCGCCTCGGTGTCCTCGGCCAGGACCTCGCCGGGTTCCCCAACGGGCGCCGGCTCACCGACGACGTCCTCGACATCGAGCTCCAGGCACTGGAAGGCGCCGCCCAGAGCGGCAAGATCGTGAAGGCCCTCGCGGCCGGAGACGGCGTCAACGCCCCGTACAGCGCGCCCGGCGCGTCGTTCCCCTACGTGGCACTGCCCAGCACCGCCGCGGTCAACCAGGCCGGCTCCCTCAGTCCCGACGGTGGCGTCGGAGCGGGCTTCGGCGGTACCGCGTTCGGCGGCAACCTCCCTGTCGTCGCGGCGACCGCCGTCGGCGGCGGCGTCCTGCTGGCCGGGGCCGGAGTCCTGGCCCTGCGCCGCCGGCGGGCAGACCGCGCGTGACCGCCCCCACCGCACCCGGCCGCCCGCCCTCCGCACCGGAGGGCGGGCGGCCGCGCGGCATCCGCCGGCTCACCGCGGCCGCTGTCGTCGTCGGCCTGGGCCTGGCCGCGGCCGGCGCCACCGCGCTCATCACCGAACACACCCGCACACCGGCCCCCATAGACATAGGGGCCCTGCCCGCGGCCGAAGCTCCCGGCATCCGGCCGACCGCCGAGCCGGCCACGCAGGCCGCCCCGCCCGTGCGGATCCGCATACCCGGCATCGGCGTGGACCGCCCGCTGACCGACCTGCACGTGCAGTCGGACGGCCACCTCGCCGCCCCGGAAGAGCCCAGCCAGGTCGGGTGGTGGAGCGACGGCCCACGCCCCGGTGACGCGGGCGCCGCGATCGTGGTCGGACACGTCGACTCCCTGACCGGTCCGGCCGCCTTCTACGGCATAGCGGCACTGCGCCCGGGCGACTCCATATCCATCGACCGGGCCGACCACACCCACGCCGACTTCACCGTCCGGGCACTCCGGCAGTACGCGAAGGACGACTTCCCCGACAGCGAGGTCTACGCGACGACCGGTCCCCCCGAACTGCGATTGATCACCTGCGGCGGCACCTACGACCCGGCGGCGGGCGGCTACCGCGACAACGTGGTCGCCTACGCCACACTGGCCCACCCCGGCCGATCGCACCCGTCCCCATCGTCCCCGAACACCCCATCCCGGAGCGGGAATTGACCATGGCCTTCCGCCGACGCCCGAAGCGCCGACGCCTTCTGCTGTCCGCCGCCGTGGCCGGCGTCCTCGGTGTGGCGATGTTCCTCGCCGGAGGGCTTGGCCTGCCTCCCTGGCCCGCGGCGCCCACCGGCACCGGCGCCGCCGCGCCCGTCGAAGCGGGGAGCCCGCTCGCCGGAGGCGATCCGCTCGCCGCGGACATCACCCGGCTCCAGGCCAAGCTGAAGGCGACACCAAGGGACGAGGTCGCACTGGCCACCCTCGGACTCGACTACGTCCAGCGGGCCAAGAGCACCGCCGACCCGGCGTACTACCCCAAGGCCGAAGCGGTCCTCAAGCGCTCGCTGGCCCTCGGCACCGGCGACAACTTCACGGCGATGGGCGGCATGGCCGCACTGGAGGCCGGGCGCCACCACTTCACCCAGGCGCTGGACTGGTCCCGCAAAGCCGTCGCCGTCAACCCGTACAACTCCTCCCTGTACGGAACCCTCGCCGACGCCTACACCCAGCTCGGCCGCTACTCCGAGGCAGCCGACGCCGTCCAGAGGATGGTCGACCTCCGCCCCGGGTCACCGTCCCTCTCCCGGGCCTCCTACGTCGCGGAACTGAGCGGCGACATCGCCACGGCCCGAACAGACATGCGCCGGGCCCTCAATGACGCCGCCGGCCCCGCCGACGCGGCCTTCGCGCACTACTACCTCGGCGAACTCGCCTTCAACAACGGCGACCCGGCCACCGAACTGAGGGAAGCGGAGGCGGGCCTGGCCGCCGACGGCGGCTACACCCCCCTGCTCCAGGCCAAGGCGCGGGCCGAAGCCGCCCTCGGACACACCGATGCGGCACTCGCCGACCTCACCCGGGCCGTACAGAGGCTGCCCCAGCCCGAATACGTCCTCCAACTCGGCGAGTTCCACCAGTCCCTCGGCCGCGACCGGGAAGCCGCCCAGCAGTACCAGGTATTCCGTGCCGAGCAGAAACTCTTCACCGTCAACGGAGTCGCCCCCGACTCCGACGCGGCCCTGTTCGAAGCCGACCACGGTGACGCCGAAAGGGCACTGGCCATCGCCCGGCAAGGCCTGGAAACCCGGCCGTTCATGGACAGCCACGACGCCCTGGCCTGGGCACTTCACGTCAACGGGCAGGACCGTGAGGCCCTCACCGAATCCGATCGGGCCCTCGCCCAGGGCACGCGCAACGCCCTCTTCCGCTACCACCGGGCAGTCATCGAGCAAACACTCGGCGACCAGAACGCCGCACGCGGCGACTTCACCGAGGCGCTGGCCATCAACCCCCACTTCAGCCCCCTCCTCGCCCCGAAGGCCCGAAGCGCTCTGGCCGCCCTGTCCGGCCGTCGGTGAAAGAGATCGCGTGCCCCTGTCGATCCGGTCGCATCCCGTTCGACGTCATGGTGTGGGGCGCCTCGCCGCACGATGACGTGACCCGACCTGACGAGGAGACACGTGAATCAACTGCTGAGAGTCATGAACTTCAACATCTCGAGTGACGGAATCGGTGCCGGTGAGCACCAGAGTCTTGAGAGACCGTTCGGCCATGACCGTCCCGAGAGGCTGTTCGCCTGGGCCGGTGCCACGGCGAGCTGGCCCATGCGCACGGATCCCGGGGGAAGCCGGGGCCTCGACGACTACTTCACGCGGGACTTCGCGCGCAACATCGGTGCCGAGATCATGGGCCGCAACAAGTTCGGGCCCCAGCGCGGACCCTGGCCGGACCACGAGTGGCGCGGCTGGTGGGGGGAGGAACCCCCTTTCCGCACGCCGGTGTTCGTCATGACCCACCACACGCGTCCGTCGTTCACGCTCTCCGACACCACGTTCCACTTCGTCGACGGCGCCCCGGCCGCGGTCCTCGAACGGGCGCGGGAAGCGGCGCGGGGCAAGGACGTGCGCCTCGGCGGCGGGGTCACCACCATCCGGCAGTTCCTGGACGCCGGTCTCGTCGACACCCTGCACGTGGCGGTCTCGCCGGTGAAGCTCGGGTCCGGACTGCGGCTCTGGGAGTCCCCCGATGAGCTGCTCGACCGGTTCCATCTGGAGGTCGTGCCCAGCCCGAGCGGTGTGACGCACCACCTGTTCTGGCGAAGGTGACGCGAGGTGGCTCCTTCCGTGCCGGATGAGCCGGCAGGCCGCGGCCCGATCCTCACCTGACACGGGAACGACCCGGCGCGAACGCCGGCGTGCGCACTGTCCTCGGTGCCTGCGACGTACTCCGTCTCCTCGTGCCGCCGCGGCCGGCGCGCCCGCAGGAGTACGCTGCAAGCGTCGAGGGCATGTCGTACGCCGGTGATCGCACGGGCCTCGTCCTCGTCGCACGAGAGATGCGGGCCGCCGAGGTCCGGGCAGGTTCCGCCCCGTGACGTCCGAGTCCGCGCACCGCCCGACCACACAGCGCCCGACCCGATGGCGCGGCCTCCTCCGGACCGGACAGGCTCCCGCCCATCACCGTGGACGCCTCGCACGCCGCGGGGTCGCTCCGCTCCTGGCTCGGCTCCGGCGGACCGCCCGCCGATCGCACCCACCCGTCCCAGACGAGACGCCGCCCAAGACCCCGGCCGCACTGTCGTCGCCCGAGGTCAAGGACCACCCATGTCTCTTCAGACCGTCCGTCCCCCGTCAGCCACCCAGCCGGACCGTGCCGCGGCGCTCCTGGAGTACGACGGGAGGGCGCCTTTCCCGCGCGGCCGAACGGCCTCCGAGCGCACAGGCAACGAGCGGCTGTCCCTGACGATCACGGCGTTGATCGTCTTCCTGCCGTTCCTGGCGCTCGGCCTGGCGTGCTGGTTGTTGGGGGGGAGCCTGATCCACCCCGCCGACGTGCTGCTCGCGGCGGTGCTCTACACGGTCACCGGCCTCGGCATCACGGTCGGCTTCCACCGGGGACTGACCCACGGCGGCTACCGGGCCGCACGGCCGCTGCGCATCGCGCTCGCGACGGCCGGGTCGATGAGCTTCCAGGGCGACGTGATCGGCTGGGTCGCCATCCACCGCCGTCACCATGCCTTCACCGACCGACCGGGCGATCCGCACTCTCCCTACCGCTACGGCACGTCTGTGCGCGGCCAGTTGCGGGGTCTGGTGGACGCCCACGTGGGCTGGCTGTTCCGCAACGAGCCCACGTCCGCGGAGCGTTACGCTCCCGATCTCGTCGCCGACCGCGACATCCGGGCCGTGTCCCGGGCCTTCCCGGCCCTGTGCGCGCTCACGC
Proteins encoded:
- a CDS encoding dihydrofolate reductase family protein, with the translated sequence MNQLLRVMNFNISSDGIGAGEHQSLERPFGHDRPERLFAWAGATASWPMRTDPGGSRGLDDYFTRDFARNIGAEIMGRNKFGPQRGPWPDHEWRGWWGEEPPFRTPVFVMTHHTRPSFTLSDTTFHFVDGAPAAVLERAREAARGKDVRLGGGVTTIRQFLDAGLVDTLHVAVSPVKLGSGLRLWESPDELLDRFHLEVVPSPSGVTHHLFWRR
- a CDS encoding high frequency lysogenization protein HflD translates to MSHGHLGRRAAAVAGVALFLFGAAAPLAQAHPLGNFSINHYTGFTVRPGRVDVLAVTDSAEIPTLQAATAVDTDHDGGQSASERAVWAAARCADTAGRLSVTTPRRLAWTVDSAAFVYRPGQAGLRTSRLECRLHAALDLAGGPVTLEVSTGVDASRVGWNEITAKGAGTHLRQSTAAASSVTDELRDYPRDLLSTPRGDTAARFTAVAGEGASGAADPAAGPGSGGLTGRFEALSRQLTSLAGAERLTVTVGLLAVLLSIVLGAGHALLPGHGKTVMAAYLAGRRGRARDAVTVGATVTVTHTAGVLVIGLCLTTFSSLAGDAVLNWLGVVSGALVAVVGGVLLADGVRRSRRGRQSADGAGDRSLPMAPALVGAGGPAAGNSELDASANPTVPEHGHAHAPAPAHGDHQPHDRHHDHSHARHHTHDHAHAHAHAHAHAHGKSHRHGLFGHHHAHPAGDGEAPPFSTRGLIGLGVAGGLVPSPSALVVLLGAIALGRTVFGITLVLAYGLGMAATLTAVGLLLVRLGDRAGRLTGRPLPARVRRIAPYTALFTAALVLVVGLGMMARGLQTVL
- a CDS encoding tetratricopeptide repeat protein, which translates into the protein MAFRRRPKRRRLLLSAAVAGVLGVAMFLAGGLGLPPWPAAPTGTGAAAPVEAGSPLAGGDPLAADITRLQAKLKATPRDEVALATLGLDYVQRAKSTADPAYYPKAEAVLKRSLALGTGDNFTAMGGMAALEAGRHHFTQALDWSRKAVAVNPYNSSLYGTLADAYTQLGRYSEAADAVQRMVDLRPGSPSLSRASYVAELSGDIATARTDMRRALNDAAGPADAAFAHYYLGELAFNNGDPATELREAEAGLAADGGYTPLLQAKARAEAALGHTDAALADLTRAVQRLPQPEYVLQLGEFHQSLGRDREAAQQYQVFRAEQKLFTVNGVAPDSDAALFEADHGDAERALAIARQGLETRPFMDSHDALAWALHVNGQDREALTESDRALAQGTRNALFRYHRAVIEQTLGDQNAARGDFTEALAINPHFSPLLAPKARSALAALSGRR
- a CDS encoding ribose-phosphate pyrophosphokinase, which encodes MRDIAVFSGSAHPELAAELCAHLGVPLSPTRVSRFANDCLEVQLQANCRERDVFLVQPLVAPVQEHLVELLMMCDAARGASAGRITVVMPHYSYARSDKKDMPRISLGGRLVADLLVAAGASRVLAMTLHSPQVHGFFSVPVDHLHALRELAAHFRTNDLSRTTVVSPDLGNAKEAAAFARLIGAQVAAGAKQRFADDRVSINSVIGEISGRDVIVLDDEIAKGSTVLELLDRLRELGPRSIRVACTHGLFAAGALKRLSEQPDVLEIVCTNTVPIPVEEYTEKLSVLSIAPALAEAVRRIHNGESVSALFDAPRDH
- a CDS encoding acyl-CoA desaturase; the protein is MSLQTVRPPSATQPDRAAALLEYDGRAPFPRGRTASERTGNERLSLTITALIVFLPFLALGLACWLLGGSLIHPADVLLAAVLYTVTGLGITVGFHRGLTHGGYRAARPLRIALATAGSMSFQGDVIGWVAIHRRHHAFTDRPGDPHSPYRYGTSVRGQLRGLVDAHVGWLFRNEPTSAERYAPDLVADRDIRAVSRAFPALCALTLVVPFAAGWLIGGTWTSALTALLWAGLVRIALLHHVTWSVNSLCHVIGDRPFRTRRHDRATNLWPLALLSFGESWHNLHHADPTSARHGVDRGQLDPSAAVIRLFERLGWVTDVRWPTPDRIAARRA
- a CDS encoding class F sortase — its product is MTAPTAPGRPPSAPEGGRPRGIRRLTAAAVVVGLGLAAAGATALITEHTRTPAPIDIGALPAAEAPGIRPTAEPATQAAPPVRIRIPGIGVDRPLTDLHVQSDGHLAAPEEPSQVGWWSDGPRPGDAGAAIVVGHVDSLTGPAAFYGIAALRPGDSISIDRADHTHADFTVRALRQYAKDDFPDSEVYATTGPPELRLITCGGTYDPAAGGYRDNVVAYATLAHPGRSHPSPSSPNTPSRSGN
- a CDS encoding DUF4331 domain-containing protein translates to MDCSRTRRRFPARSAERALATTGVLALVSAAALTSLTPGVSSASSHREAPLIAGDPKADNTDVYAFTSPDKPDTVTMVANWIPFEEPNGGPNFYPFANDAHYDIKIDSDGDGKADTTYTWSFTDHVRDAAHQFLYNTGVVNKLDDPTLNFRQTYDLTVTDARGTRTLLKDAPAAPSNVGKASTPNYASLRKQATLQLPGGGQTYAGQASDPFFADLRVFDLLYGGNLSETGHNTLAGYNVNTITIQVPKKDLALGGDPTRNPVIGVWSTTDRQGAQVSSSGSKGAQGTSSNGDADAVNDGKAPGRDGSGAGSGWHQVSRLGNPLVNEVVVPLKYKDAFNTISPDQDHTVTPVVDAVKDPILPKVVQSIYGVPAPATPRNDLVEIFLSGICKACGPIKADLNSQLLNADVDKKAFTPSEELRLNMSVAPTAKPNRLGVLGQDLAGFPNGRRLTDDVLDIELQALEGAAQSGKIVKALAAGDGVNAPYSAPGASFPYVALPSTAAVNQAGSLSPDGGVGAGFGGTAFGGNLPVVAATAVGGGVLLAGAGVLALRRRRADRA